The Prochlorococcus sp. MIT 1341 genomic interval GGATTGATGCCCAGCTCAATAGAGCTAATCAACTAATAGAACTGATAACTCTGTCAAAATAAGAAGCCGCTTCTGAAGCGATTTCTTGACACTGAGCTCCTGAGCCAGAGTTGATACCCTCAAACATTTTACGCCCAGAATTAGTCTCAGTCATAATTGCAACCGTTGCTGCCTTCATTATTTCCACAGCACGAACTGCATTTGCTGTCGGGACGCCAAGTGCAAGGTAGGTCTCTTTGAGGCCATTCAAACAACGATCATCAAGAATCGAAGGGTCGCCAGCGAGAAGTGCATAACTCACATATCTCAAAATAATTTCTCCATCTCTTAGGCAAGCCGCCATTCGCCTTGTTGGATAACAATTACCGCCCGGCTGCGTCATTCCAGTGTTTTCACAAACCATTCCAGCAACAGCATCAGCAGCGATACATGAAACATTTTGAGTAATCGCTAAAGTCGCATCAATACGCTTGTTTGCATCAGATACATACTTACGAAGAGAGGCAAGCTCCGTAGTCCCAATAGTTGCTCCTTTTGCGTCAGCAGAGACTACAGCACGTGAGAAGGCGTCAAGCATTTATATGGAAGACAAACAGTTGGCAGAAATCATTTTGTCAGCTATTACCCCGGCATCGACTCCACTAGTCTCAACAAAGCACCACCAGGCCCTAAATACTGAGGTAGTTGCCTCTTTAAGGGATGATTAGCTGGGTCAATGAGGGAATCGTTAGCTGTATAAATAGATAGCCAACCTCGTAAACCTAATCCTTCTAGGAAGACCGTAAGTGGATATCACCAGCCACCGCAATGGTTCGTAACCAAGGGGCCTTGCGGCAGCACCTC includes:
- a CDS encoding bleomycin hydrolase, producing MLDAFSRAVVSADAKGATIGTTELASLRKYVSDANKRIDATLAITQNVSCIAADAVAGMVCENTGMTQPGGNCYPTRRMAACLRDGEIILRYVSYALLAGDPSILDDRCLNGLKETYLALGVPTANAVRAVEIMKAATVAIMTETNSGRKMFEGINSGSGAQCQEIASEAASYFDRVISSIS